A genomic segment from Bradyrhizobium diazoefficiens USDA 110 encodes:
- a CDS encoding DUF2336 domain-containing protein yields the protein MNGAKTLLQDLDDAIARGTDESRARALWHATDILITGRYSDDEISMFGEVIGRLADEIEVAARTQLSELMAACDHAPLNVIEKLALDDEIAVAGPVLRDSTRLDEKMLVESALTKSQSHLLAIAQRKSIGEAVTDVLVKRGDQEVVTSVARNEGARFSGSGLLHMVRRAEGDSILAEQLGLRKDVPRHIFQQLISKASEDVRRRLESERPEMMAQIQSSVTEVTGDLQSKFGPSSRSYFVAKRVVTTQYRQGNLNQDSISNYARQHRFDEVQIGLSLLSALPVDVIERALMDRNREMILVLCKALNFSWDTTMSLLFLGAKDHLITARELQDNEREFSRLKIETSRSILKFYQSRKTGAGADAGRQPELQVH from the coding sequence ATGAACGGGGCGAAAACGCTTCTACAGGATCTGGACGACGCGATCGCGCGCGGCACCGACGAAAGCCGGGCACGCGCGCTGTGGCATGCGACCGACATCCTGATCACCGGCCGCTACAGCGACGACGAGATCAGCATGTTCGGCGAGGTCATCGGCCGGCTTGCCGACGAGATCGAGGTTGCCGCGCGGACGCAGCTCTCCGAATTGATGGCGGCCTGCGATCACGCTCCGCTCAATGTTATCGAAAAGCTCGCTCTCGACGACGAGATCGCGGTTGCCGGTCCCGTGCTGCGCGACTCCACCCGTCTCGACGAGAAGATGCTGGTCGAGAGCGCCCTTACCAAGAGCCAGTCGCATCTGCTCGCGATTGCCCAGCGTAAATCCATCGGCGAGGCCGTGACCGACGTGCTGGTCAAGCGCGGCGACCAGGAGGTCGTGACGTCGGTCGCCAGGAACGAGGGCGCGCGCTTCTCCGGCTCGGGCCTGCTGCACATGGTCCGCCGCGCCGAGGGCGATTCGATTCTTGCCGAGCAGCTTGGCCTGCGCAAGGACGTGCCGCGCCACATCTTCCAGCAGCTCATCTCGAAAGCGTCGGAAGACGTCCGCCGCCGGCTCGAGAGCGAGCGCCCCGAGATGATGGCGCAGATCCAGAGCTCGGTGACAGAGGTCACCGGCGATCTGCAATCCAAGTTCGGCCCGTCCTCGCGCAGCTACTTCGTCGCCAAGCGCGTGGTGACGACGCAGTACCGCCAGGGCAACCTCAACCAGGACTCGATCTCGAACTATGCGCGCCAGCACCGCTTCGACGAGGTGCAGATCGGCCTGTCGCTGCTGTCGGCGCTGCCGGTCGACGTGATCGAGCGCGCGCTGATGGACCGCAACCGCGAGATGATCCTGGTGCTGTGCAAGGCGCTCAACTTCTCCTGGGACACGACGATGTCGCTGCTGTTCCTCGGCGCCAAGGATCATCTGATCACCGCGCGCGAGCTCCAGGACAACGAGCGCGAGTTCAGCCGGCTCAAGATCGAGACCTCGCGCAGCATCCTGAAGTTCTACCAGTCGCGCAAGACCGGCGCGGGTGCCGATGCGGGCCGTCAGCCCGAACTCCAGGTCCACTGA
- a CDS encoding AsmA family protein: protein MQTTLLGLAIAFIIALLAALIGPYFIDWNQFRPQFEAEAGRIIGVPVRVAGELDARLLPAPTLRLRSVTFGGNNDLGRLRADKLDVEFSLSALMRGEWRATELTVNGMAVDLGLDARGRVDLPSTASGTFNLASLAIERLNLTGRIALHDAASRSTLELSDIAFSGDVRSLAGSVRGDGRFTASGTRYPFRISSGPSADGSATRLHLNIDPGERAILADLEGVLAFDNRLPKFDGALTLAVPAAKKAGEAGPTPWKLTAKLKADPAGAKFDQIDASFGAEDNALKVGGVGDLRFGASPLLRAVLSARQIDADKLAGKDDAEPLRILPALRAGLAAIPQAPIPAQIEFNSDQIMLGGRPLQNIAAELKTDGRSWTFQRLELRAPGMTQLSLNGAAPGADSFSGRLSVESSDPDTLVAWLQGRSEVNRRSTRPLRLAGDVTIAANHLAIDKLKADIEGGAIEGRIAFVQTGASKGSRIDAELKADRLDLDAAASFVRALGGPQGEWPEEARLSLDVGRAISAGQELRPFAARLGYGPASLSLEQLRFGQTSGVTTEASGSFDRTKATGKLALKSSANSLRELTALIEPFAPSVRTRFDAIAPLPGATRLKLDLSLDRNAEHADRSDARAVFDLDAPQLKATATLAAQTPVAAVNGIDIDRLRNSDFTLDSKVSTPQAGALLALLGLDRVVAAGEGASQFEGRLSGAWRRPLQLNAKLSGGGLDADAQGSVELSAPEPKASVNLRVRNVNLAPLFGTGPAGKSTQTVSLSSRLSLSGNRLTFDDLDGSAAGSHLRGRLAVTLDQEKSIDGEVGLDTLDLAPALALAVGAAGRDAGEPLSAGLLGGWRGRIAFQALRGTLPGGVELRPIGGTIRSDGQSLALDALKGGVGGGELSASFDARNGASGVALNARIELSNVDATTLRYRDLALPKGRASVQMALTSQGRSVAALTGALAGNGTVTLDSAEISGLNPRAFEIAIRASDGGQVADDNRLRQLVEPALAAGPIAVASAQIPFTIRDGRLRVGATPLEAKNARAIVSGGYDIPADQADIRASLTPIMTGLSGAPPEIQLFAAGPPDKLNRTVDLAPLSSWLAVRTIDRETRRLDAIERGEPPPATAALPTLVSPDAAPEQVPANVPLPGQDPRRAPPRPKAAPTPKAPLAAPAAPSPPLASQQVAPLPPPIEVRPAPGPAPAKPKPKPPLVLTPSNP from the coding sequence GTGCAGACGACGCTGCTCGGATTGGCGATTGCCTTCATCATTGCGCTTCTGGCCGCGCTGATCGGGCCCTACTTCATCGACTGGAACCAGTTCAGGCCCCAGTTCGAGGCGGAGGCGGGCCGGATCATCGGCGTGCCGGTGCGGGTGGCGGGCGAGCTCGACGCGCGGCTGCTGCCGGCGCCGACGTTGCGGCTGCGCTCGGTCACCTTCGGCGGCAACAACGATCTCGGCCGCCTGCGCGCCGACAAGCTCGACGTCGAGTTCAGCCTGAGCGCGCTGATGCGCGGCGAATGGCGCGCCACCGAGCTGACGGTCAATGGCATGGCGGTCGATCTCGGCCTCGATGCGCGCGGGCGGGTCGATCTGCCGTCCACCGCGAGCGGCACCTTCAATCTGGCTTCGCTGGCGATCGAGCGCCTCAATCTCACCGGCCGCATCGCCCTGCACGATGCCGCCAGCCGCTCGACGCTGGAGCTGAGCGACATCGCCTTCTCCGGCGACGTCCGCTCGCTGGCCGGTTCGGTGCGGGGCGACGGCCGCTTCACCGCGAGCGGCACGCGCTACCCGTTCCGCATCTCCTCCGGCCCGAGCGCCGACGGCAGCGCCACGCGTCTCCACCTCAACATCGATCCCGGCGAGCGCGCCATCCTCGCCGATCTCGAAGGCGTGCTCGCCTTCGACAACCGCCTGCCGAAATTCGACGGCGCGCTGACGCTGGCCGTGCCGGCGGCGAAGAAGGCCGGCGAGGCCGGGCCGACGCCCTGGAAGCTCACCGCAAAACTCAAGGCCGATCCCGCCGGCGCCAAGTTCGACCAGATCGACGCAAGCTTTGGCGCCGAGGACAATGCGTTGAAAGTCGGCGGCGTCGGCGATCTCAGGTTCGGCGCCTCGCCGCTGCTGCGCGCGGTGCTGTCGGCGCGCCAGATCGATGCCGACAAGCTGGCCGGCAAGGACGACGCCGAGCCGCTGCGCATCCTGCCGGCACTGCGCGCCGGCCTTGCCGCGATCCCGCAGGCGCCGATCCCGGCGCAGATCGAGTTCAACTCCGACCAGATCATGCTCGGCGGCCGGCCGCTCCAGAACATCGCCGCCGAGCTCAAGACCGACGGCCGGTCCTGGACCTTCCAGCGGCTCGAGCTGCGCGCGCCCGGCATGACGCAGCTCTCGCTCAACGGCGCGGCGCCCGGCGCCGACAGCTTCAGTGGCCGGCTCAGCGTCGAATCCTCCGATCCCGATACGCTGGTGGCCTGGCTCCAGGGCCGCAGCGAGGTCAACCGCCGCAGCACCCGGCCGCTGCGGCTTGCCGGCGACGTGACGATCGCCGCCAACCATCTCGCCATCGACAAGCTGAAGGCCGACATCGAAGGCGGCGCCATCGAGGGACGAATTGCTTTCGTCCAGACCGGCGCGAGCAAGGGCTCGCGGATCGATGCCGAGCTCAAGGCCGACCGCCTCGATCTCGACGCCGCTGCGAGCTTTGTGCGCGCGCTCGGCGGGCCGCAAGGCGAATGGCCGGAGGAGGCAAGGCTCTCGCTCGATGTCGGCCGTGCGATCTCCGCCGGCCAGGAGCTGCGGCCGTTCGCGGCGAGGCTCGGCTATGGACCGGCGTCGCTGTCGCTGGAGCAGTTGCGGTTCGGCCAGACCAGCGGCGTGACCACCGAGGCGAGCGGCAGCTTCGACCGTACCAAAGCCACCGGCAAGCTCGCGCTGAAATCCTCAGCCAATTCGCTGCGCGAGCTTACCGCGCTGATCGAGCCGTTTGCCCCTTCGGTGCGTACGCGCTTCGATGCGATCGCGCCGCTGCCCGGTGCGACCCGCCTGAAGCTCGACCTCAGCCTCGACAGGAACGCCGAGCATGCCGATCGCAGCGACGCCCGCGCCGTGTTCGATCTCGACGCGCCGCAGCTCAAGGCCACCGCGACGCTGGCCGCACAGACGCCGGTAGCGGCCGTCAACGGCATCGACATCGACCGCCTGCGCAACAGCGACTTCACGCTGGACTCGAAAGTCTCGACCCCGCAGGCCGGCGCATTGCTGGCCTTGCTCGGCCTCGATCGCGTGGTGGCCGCGGGCGAGGGCGCTTCGCAGTTCGAAGGCCGGTTAAGCGGTGCCTGGCGCCGTCCGCTGCAATTGAACGCAAAACTGAGCGGCGGCGGGCTGGACGCAGACGCGCAAGGCAGCGTCGAATTGTCCGCGCCGGAGCCGAAGGCGTCCGTGAATCTGCGCGTGCGCAACGTCAACCTCGCGCCGCTGTTCGGAACCGGCCCGGCCGGCAAATCGACGCAGACCGTCAGCCTGTCCTCCCGGCTCTCTCTGTCCGGCAATCGCCTGACCTTCGACGATCTCGACGGCAGCGCGGCCGGCTCGCATCTGCGCGGTCGTCTGGCGGTCACGCTCGACCAGGAGAAGAGCATCGACGGCGAGGTAGGCCTCGACACGCTCGATCTTGCGCCGGCGCTCGCGCTTGCCGTCGGCGCGGCCGGACGCGATGCCGGCGAGCCGCTGAGCGCGGGGCTCCTCGGTGGCTGGCGCGGCCGCATCGCCTTCCAGGCGTTGCGCGGCACGTTGCCAGGCGGCGTCGAGCTGCGTCCCATCGGCGGGACGATCCGGAGCGACGGCCAGTCGCTCGCGCTCGATGCGCTCAAGGGCGGCGTCGGCGGCGGCGAGCTGTCGGCGAGCTTTGACGCGCGCAACGGCGCGAGTGGCGTTGCGCTGAACGCACGTATCGAGCTCAGCAATGTCGATGCGACCACGCTGCGCTACCGTGATCTTGCTTTGCCCAAGGGACGCGCCTCGGTGCAGATGGCACTGACCAGCCAGGGCCGCAGCGTCGCGGCGTTGACCGGCGCGCTCGCCGGCAACGGCACGGTGACGCTGGACTCTGCGGAAATCAGCGGCCTCAACCCGCGTGCGTTCGAGATCGCCATCCGCGCCAGCGACGGCGGTCAGGTCGCCGACGACAACAGGCTGCGGCAGCTGGTCGAACCCGCGCTGGCGGCGGGTCCCATTGCGGTCGCCTCGGCGCAGATCCCGTTCACGATCCGCGACGGACGGCTGCGCGTTGGTGCCACGCCGCTTGAAGCGAAGAACGCCCGCGCCATTGTCTCCGGCGGTTACGACATTCCCGCCGACCAGGCCGACATCCGCGCCAGCCTGACGCCGATCATGACCGGGCTCTCCGGCGCCCCGCCGGAGATCCAGTTGTTCGCGGCGGGCCCCCCCGACAAGCTCAACCGCACCGTCGATCTTGCGCCGCTGTCTTCGTGGCTCGCGGTGCGCACGATCGATCGCGAGACGCGCCGGCTCGATGCCATCGAGCGCGGCGAGCCGCCGCCGGCGACCGCGGCGCTACCGACGTTGGTGTCTCCGGATGCGGCGCCCGAGCAGGTGCCGGCCAACGTGCCGCTGCCGGGCCAGGATCCACGCCGCGCGCCGCCAAGGCCGAAAGCCGCGCCGACGCCGAAAGCGCCGCTGGCCGCGCCCGCAGCTCCAAGCCCGCCGCTCGCAAGTCAGCAGGTCGCGCCATTGCCGCCGCCGATCGAGGTGAGACCGGCGCCGGGCCCCGCGCCCGCAAAGCCCAAGCCGAAGCCGCCGCTGGTGCTGACGCCGTCGAACCCGTAA
- a CDS encoding cytochrome P450 produces the protein MNEQAQPAGGDPLFNPLSPDFIRNPYPHYDRLRAIDPIHVTPFGQFVASRHADVSLVMRDKRFGKDFVERSKRRYSEKIMDEPVFRSMSHWMLQADPPDHTRLRGLVVKAFTARRVEDMRPRIQEIVDEAIDAVIDRGHMDLIEDFAFRLPVTIICDMLGIPEDHREVFYKSSRDGGRLLDPVPLTPEEIAKGNAGNMMAQMYFQQLFELRRRNPADDLTTQLVQAEEDGNKLTNEELTANIILLFGAGHETTVNLIGNGLLALHRNPDQLALLKARPELMVNAIEEFLRYDSSVQMTGRVTLEDIDDLGGRKIPKGETVLCLLGSANRDPAVYPDRPDRLDVTRPNVKPLSFGGGIHFCLGAQLARIEAEIAIATLLRRLPDLRIDDVENPEWRPTFVLRGLKSLPASW, from the coding sequence ATGAACGAGCAAGCGCAACCTGCCGGCGGCGATCCGCTGTTCAATCCGCTGTCGCCGGACTTCATCCGCAACCCCTATCCGCATTACGACCGGCTGCGCGCGATCGATCCGATCCATGTGACGCCGTTCGGCCAGTTCGTCGCCAGTCGCCACGCCGATGTCAGCCTCGTGATGCGCGACAAGCGCTTCGGCAAGGATTTCGTCGAGCGGTCCAAGCGCCGCTACAGCGAAAAGATCATGGACGAGCCGGTGTTCCGCAGCATGAGCCACTGGATGCTGCAGGCCGATCCGCCCGACCACACCCGCCTGCGCGGCCTCGTGGTGAAGGCCTTCACCGCGCGGCGCGTCGAGGACATGCGGCCGCGGATCCAGGAGATCGTCGATGAGGCCATCGATGCCGTGATCGACCGCGGCCACATGGACCTGATCGAGGATTTCGCCTTCCGCCTGCCCGTCACCATCATCTGCGACATGCTGGGAATCCCCGAGGATCATCGCGAGGTCTTCTACAAGAGCTCGCGCGACGGCGGGCGGCTGCTCGACCCCGTGCCGCTCACGCCGGAGGAGATCGCGAAGGGCAACGCCGGCAACATGATGGCGCAGATGTATTTCCAGCAGCTGTTCGAGCTCCGGCGCCGCAATCCCGCCGACGACCTCACCACCCAGCTGGTGCAGGCCGAGGAAGACGGCAACAAGCTCACCAACGAGGAGCTGACCGCCAACATCATCCTGTTGTTCGGCGCCGGCCACGAGACCACCGTCAATCTGATCGGCAACGGCCTCTTGGCGCTGCATCGCAACCCGGACCAGCTCGCGCTGCTCAAGGCCCGGCCGGAGCTGATGGTCAATGCGATCGAGGAGTTCCTGCGCTACGATTCCTCGGTGCAGATGACCGGGCGCGTCACGCTCGAGGATATCGACGATCTCGGCGGCAGGAAAATCCCCAAGGGCGAGACCGTGCTGTGCCTGCTCGGCTCGGCCAACCGCGATCCGGCGGTCTATCCCGATCGCCCCGACCGGCTCGACGTCACCCGTCCCAACGTCAAGCCGCTGTCGTTCGGCGGCGGCATCCATTTCTGCCTGGGGGCCCAATTGGCGCGGATCGAGGCCGAGATCGCCATCGCCACGCTGTTGCGCCGGCTGCCGGATCTGCGCATCGACGACGTCGAGAACCCGGAATGGCGGCCGACCTTCGTGCTGCGCGGCCTGAAGAGCTTGCCGGCGAGCTGGTGA
- a CDS encoding TetR/AcrR family transcriptional regulator, translating to MSRVRTRPTRDDTRDKLFEAAARVFEEDGIGGASIEAIAAAAGFTRGAFYSNFNSKDELIIAMLEDHVEQSIRRNMDILAQHDNLDDFIAALRTMDRSRQDPLGRSPLLHMEMILYVARAEKRRPELAKRLRARRKLIADIVEATLKSNGKNNALNPPWMASVVLALEDGFRLHRLIDPETTPADSFLRAITDLRRRTGLAAG from the coding sequence ATGTCAAGGGTGAGAACCAGGCCGACCAGGGACGACACGCGCGACAAGCTGTTCGAGGCGGCCGCGCGGGTGTTCGAGGAAGACGGCATCGGCGGCGCCAGCATCGAGGCGATCGCGGCCGCGGCCGGCTTTACCCGCGGCGCGTTCTATTCCAACTTCAACAGCAAGGACGAATTGATCATCGCCATGCTCGAGGACCATGTCGAGCAGTCGATCCGGCGCAATATGGACATCCTCGCGCAGCACGACAATCTCGACGATTTCATCGCGGCGCTGCGAACGATGGACCGCAGCCGGCAGGATCCGCTCGGCCGCTCGCCGCTCTTGCACATGGAGATGATCCTCTACGTCGCGCGCGCCGAGAAGCGCCGGCCGGAGCTTGCCAAACGCCTGCGCGCGCGGCGCAAGCTGATCGCCGACATCGTCGAGGCGACGTTGAAGAGCAACGGCAAGAACAACGCGCTCAACCCGCCCTGGATGGCCTCCGTCGTGCTGGCGCTGGAAGACGGCTTTCGCCTGCACCGGCTGATCGATCCAGAGACGACGCCGGCCGACAGTTTTCTGCGCGCGATTACGGATCTGCGGCGGAGGACGGGGCTGGCGGCGGGGTGA